In Promicromonospora sp. Populi, one genomic interval encodes:
- a CDS encoding response regulator, whose protein sequence is MDVRVFLVDDHEVVRRGVADLLETEPGLQIVGEASTAREALARVPALAPDVVVLDVRLPDGDGVTVCRELRSRLPDLAVLMLTSFSDDEALYDAILAGAAGYVLKQVRGTDLVEAVRTVASGGSMLDPRAAARVMERIRTDAHHEPDPLADLTDQERRILALIGHGLTNRQIGAELFLAEKTVKNYVSRIFAKLGLERRAQAAVLAARLEQEEHPRS, encoded by the coding sequence ATGGACGTGCGTGTGTTCCTTGTGGATGACCACGAGGTCGTGCGCCGCGGCGTCGCCGACCTCCTGGAGACTGAGCCTGGGCTGCAGATCGTGGGCGAGGCAAGCACCGCCCGCGAGGCCCTGGCCCGGGTACCCGCGCTCGCTCCCGACGTGGTGGTGCTGGACGTGCGACTGCCCGACGGCGACGGCGTCACCGTCTGCCGCGAGCTACGCTCCCGCTTGCCCGATCTCGCCGTCCTCATGCTCACTTCGTTCTCGGACGACGAGGCGCTCTACGACGCGATCCTCGCCGGCGCCGCCGGCTACGTGCTCAAACAGGTACGCGGGACCGACCTGGTGGAAGCCGTGCGCACCGTGGCATCGGGCGGCTCGATGCTCGACCCCCGGGCCGCGGCCCGCGTGATGGAGCGGATCCGCACCGACGCCCATCACGAACCCGACCCGCTGGCCGACCTGACCGACCAGGAGCGCCGCATCCTGGCGCTCATCGGACACGGCCTGACCAACCGACAGATCGGCGCCGAGCTGTTCCTGGCAGAGAAGACCGTCAAGAACTACGTCTCCCGGATCTTCGCCAAGCTCGGGCTCGAACGGCGGGCCCAGGCTGCCGTCCTAGCCGCCCGCCTCGAGCAGGAAGAACATCCTCGTTCCTGA